One window of Cohnella hashimotonis genomic DNA carries:
- a CDS encoding response regulator, whose amino-acid sequence MNIVLVDDEKGIVAGLKKMIGRHIPECEVIDVAYNGMEGYELIHRLRPDIAITDIRMPQSDGLDMIKRLIDAGSPTKFILLSGYADFEYARQAMQLGVRFYINKPVEEEELRDCVRQVLASIRADRDKLLEVDALKQEVHNRNQESALRDIFEIGADHGELAEELLRLAGLPADHSRFVCVLMEFDGSVERVKETGLEPVYRHIEQALAKYKGLYRFRYSGAQFAVLAAHDQDIGYDDLVGSVRQLKEALGRELKLNFAAGIGTVHRRASGISESFEEARHALGYKVIKGTDAVIPYPDIRMDEKRLPIGAERMAELEAGIENLDEAGCADVIRGIFSEMETAPGMSPADLRLQCVNILLSSARTMSVEQLRQSDFLGRHLLSLEAVSKFKTIACFEEWTVQAIGALIAFKREHQMPKKKDLIAEIKAYVTENFDQPISLADLSSRFYISPIYLSQIFKQKTGETYVSFLAKVRIGKAKELLERTDLKVYEICQRVGYSDTQYFARLFEKWTGLKPTEYRKRQPNM is encoded by the coding sequence GTGAACATCGTGCTGGTAGACGACGAAAAGGGTATCGTGGCGGGACTAAAGAAAATGATCGGCCGACATATTCCGGAATGCGAAGTGATCGATGTCGCCTACAACGGCATGGAAGGCTACGAGCTTATTCATCGGCTGCGCCCGGATATCGCGATTACGGACATTCGCATGCCGCAGTCCGACGGACTGGATATGATTAAAAGGCTGATCGATGCGGGCAGTCCGACCAAGTTCATCCTGCTGAGCGGCTATGCCGACTTTGAATATGCGCGCCAGGCGATGCAGCTGGGCGTGCGATTTTATATCAACAAGCCCGTCGAGGAGGAGGAGCTGCGGGATTGCGTACGTCAGGTCCTGGCGTCGATTCGCGCGGACCGGGACAAGCTGCTGGAAGTGGACGCGCTCAAGCAGGAGGTGCACAATCGCAATCAGGAAAGCGCATTGAGGGACATTTTCGAGATAGGCGCCGACCACGGAGAGCTCGCGGAGGAGCTCCTTCGCCTCGCCGGGCTGCCCGCGGACCACTCCCGGTTCGTATGCGTCCTCATGGAGTTCGACGGAAGTGTCGAGCGCGTGAAGGAAACCGGGCTGGAGCCCGTTTACCGGCACATCGAGCAGGCCTTGGCGAAGTATAAAGGCTTGTATCGCTTCCGCTATTCGGGCGCGCAGTTCGCAGTTCTGGCGGCCCACGACCAGGATATCGGTTATGACGATTTGGTCGGATCCGTCCGGCAGCTGAAGGAAGCGCTCGGTCGCGAATTGAAGCTGAATTTTGCCGCCGGCATCGGCACGGTGCACCGACGCGCGTCGGGCATCAGCGAGTCCTTCGAGGAGGCACGGCATGCCCTGGGCTACAAGGTAATCAAAGGGACGGATGCCGTCATTCCGTACCCCGATATCCGTATGGACGAAAAGCGTCTGCCAATCGGCGCAGAACGAATGGCGGAGCTGGAAGCTGGCATCGAAAACTTGGACGAAGCGGGATGCGCGGATGTGATCCGCGGGATATTCAGCGAGATGGAGACCGCGCCCGGCATGAGTCCGGCAGATCTAAGGCTGCAGTGCGTCAATATCCTGCTGTCGAGCGCGCGGACGATGTCGGTCGAACAGCTCCGGCAATCCGATTTTTTGGGACGGCATCTTTTGTCGCTGGAGGCGGTCTCGAAGTTCAAGACGATCGCATGCTTCGAGGAATGGACGGTCCAGGCGATCGGGGCGCTTATCGCGTTCAAGCGGGAGCATCAAATGCCGAAGAAAAAGGACCTGATCGCCGAGATCAAGGCTTACGTGACGGAGAACTTCGATCAGCCGATCAGCCTTGCCGACCTTTCTTCGCGTTTCTACATCAGCCCGATCTATTTGAGCCAGATTTTTAAGCAGAAAACAGGGGAGACCTACGTGAGCTTTCTGGCGAAGGTCCGGATCGGCAAGGCGAAGGAGCTACTGGAGCGGACCGATCTGAAGGTGTATGAAATATGCCAGCGCGTCGGATATTCGGACACCCAATATTTTGCGCGGCTGTTCGAGAAATGGACCGGCCTCAAGCCCACGGAGTACCGCAAGCGGCAGCCTAATATGTGA
- a CDS encoding ABC transporter permease, producing the protein MKVYWPLYAMAIPGIVFLILFKYIPLAGAVIAFKDYSVFKGFVDSPWVGFKHFETLIHHPDFARVFGNTLMLGLLKIVLVFPVPVLLALMINEIRKSALKKGVQTALYIPHFLSWVIVSGIVFDFFSLSGLFNVVLGWFGHEPVLAMQESGYFRIIYVITSIWRDAGWGTVVYMAAISAIDPQLYESAMIDGASKVRQIRHITFPLLLPTVLVLFLLEIGNFLDLGFDQVFNLLTPMTYSAGDILDTYVFRTGIQQAQYSFATAVGLFQSVVGFILVFVFNRLSRKVSDGGLW; encoded by the coding sequence ATGAAAGTGTATTGGCCGTTGTACGCGATGGCGATACCCGGAATCGTTTTTCTGATCCTATTCAAATACATTCCGCTGGCCGGCGCTGTAATCGCATTCAAGGATTACTCCGTTTTCAAAGGATTCGTCGACAGTCCCTGGGTGGGCTTCAAGCATTTCGAAACGCTGATCCACCATCCCGACTTCGCCCGCGTCTTCGGCAACACGTTAATGCTGGGACTGCTCAAAATCGTACTCGTGTTCCCGGTGCCGGTGCTGCTCGCGCTGATGATCAACGAGATCCGCAAGTCGGCGCTGAAAAAGGGCGTGCAAACCGCGCTCTACATTCCGCACTTTCTGTCCTGGGTCATCGTATCCGGCATTGTCTTCGATTTCTTCTCGCTCAGCGGATTGTTCAACGTCGTCCTCGGCTGGTTCGGGCATGAGCCCGTGCTGGCGATGCAAGAGAGCGGGTACTTCCGGATCATCTACGTCATTACCTCCATCTGGCGGGACGCGGGTTGGGGAACGGTCGTCTACATGGCCGCGATCAGCGCGATCGACCCCCAGCTGTACGAATCCGCGATGATCGACGGCGCCTCCAAGGTGCGGCAGATTCGCCACATTACGTTTCCGCTCCTCCTGCCGACCGTCCTGGTGCTGTTTCTCCTCGAGATCGGCAACTTCCTGGACCTGGGCTTCGATCAGGTGTTCAACCTGCTCACGCCGATGACCTACAGCGCCGGCGACATTTTGGACACGTACGTATTCCGGACGGGCATCCAGCAGGCGCAGTACAGCTTCGCCACCGCCGTCGGCTTGTTCCAGTCGGTGGTCGGATTTATCCTCGTGTTCGTCTTTAACCGGTTGTCGAGAAAAGTATCTGATGGGGGGCTCTGGTAG
- a CDS encoding carbohydrate ABC transporter permease, which translates to MSETRSEKVFVSAVTVLLILLSALALIPLLSVVATSLSSKSVVDMNLVTIWPKQLTLDSWRYIIDRPDLWRSFALTLGSTLIGTVLALLMTALLAYPLSKPEFRWGGVVMIGVVVAMIFKAPIVPYFLTLRGLGLYNNPLVLIVPHVLNPFNLIIMRTFFKQFSKELEEAAFLEGCGYFRMLFQFVLPLSKAVLATLALFYGVVLWNQFQHPLLFLQNPDWFPLQIKIRQFITDDNVIMSGAVSSADLNYNERTLRAVTVIFAIIPIVAAYPFLQKYFVKGAMIGSVKG; encoded by the coding sequence GTGTCTGAAACGAGAAGCGAAAAAGTATTCGTATCCGCCGTCACCGTGCTGCTCATCCTGTTGTCGGCGCTCGCGCTCATCCCGCTCCTGTCCGTCGTCGCCACGTCGCTAAGCTCCAAAAGCGTCGTCGACATGAACCTGGTTACCATCTGGCCCAAGCAACTGACGCTGGATTCCTGGCGCTACATCATCGATCGGCCGGACCTGTGGCGGTCGTTCGCCCTGACGCTCGGCTCGACGTTAATCGGCACCGTGCTGGCGCTGCTGATGACGGCGCTGCTCGCCTACCCGCTGTCGAAGCCGGAGTTCCGCTGGGGAGGCGTCGTGATGATCGGCGTCGTCGTCGCGATGATTTTCAAGGCGCCGATCGTCCCGTATTTTCTCACCTTGCGTGGGCTCGGCCTCTACAACAACCCGCTGGTGCTGATCGTCCCGCATGTGCTGAATCCGTTTAACCTCATTATCATGCGAACGTTTTTCAAGCAGTTTTCCAAGGAACTGGAGGAAGCGGCTTTCCTGGAGGGCTGCGGGTACTTCCGGATGCTGTTCCAATTCGTGCTTCCGCTGTCCAAGGCCGTACTCGCAACGCTCGCGCTATTTTACGGCGTCGTGCTGTGGAATCAGTTCCAGCATCCGCTCCTGTTCCTGCAAAATCCGGATTGGTTCCCGCTTCAGATCAAGATCCGGCAGTTCATCACCGACGATAACGTCATCATGTCGGGGGCGGTGTCGTCGGCCGATCTGAACTATAATGAACGGACGCTAAGGGCCGTCACCGTCATTTTCGCCATCATCCCGATCGTCGCGGCGTATCCGTTTTTGCAGAAGTACTTTGTCAAAGGGGCCATGATCGGCTCGGTAAAAGGGTAA